The proteins below come from a single Orcinus orca chromosome 6, mOrcOrc1.1, whole genome shotgun sequence genomic window:
- the ABCA2 gene encoding ATP-binding cassette sub-family A member 2 isoform X1 yields MGFLHQLQLLLWKNVTLKRRSPWVLAFEIFIPLVLFFILLGLRQKKPTISVKEAFYTAAPLTSAGILPVMQSLCPDGQRDEFGFLQYANSTVTQLLERLNRVVEEGNLFDPARPSLGSELEALRQHLEALRSGLDTWESHLDRPAVSSFPLDSAVRDPRELWRFLTQNLSLPDGTAQALLAAQVDLPEVYRLLFGSSPALDAGSGIPRDPEPWSRRGSNPLFRMEELLLTPALLEQLTCTPGSRELGRILTVPQGQETALQGYRDAICRGQAAVRAQRFSGLAAELRNQLDVAKIAQQLGLNAPNGSAPQPQPAPPRRLQALLQDLLDAQKVLQDVDVLSALALLLPQGACTGRPPGPPANGPGGAANGTGAGAGVGSNTTSEEGAPSAAAPASSSDVLQGQCSAFVQLWAGLQPILCGNNRTIEPEALRRGNMSSLGFTSKEQRNLGLLVHLMTSNPKVLYAPAGSEADRVILKANETFALVGNVTHYAQVWLNISAEIRSYLEQGRLQQHLRWLQQYVAELRLHPEALSLSPEELPPALRQDNFSLPNGSVLLQQLDTIDNAACGWIQFMSKVSVDIFKGFPDEESIVNYTLNQAYQDNVTVFASVIFQTRKDGSLPPHVHYKIRQNSSFTEKTNEIRRAYWRPGPNTGGRFYFLYGFVWIQDMMERAIIDTFVGHDVVEPGNYVQMFPYPCYTRDDFLFVIEHMMPLCMVISWVYSVAMTIQHIVAEKEHRLKEVMKTMGLNNAVHWVAWFITGFVQLSISVTALTAILKYGQVLMHSHVVIIWLFLAVYAVATIMFCFLVSVLYSKAKLASACGGIIYFLSYVPYMYVAIREEVAHDKITAFEKCIASLMSTTAFGLGSKYFALYEVAGVGIQWHTFSQSPVEGDDFNLLLAVTMLMADAVVYGVLTWYIEAVHPGMYGLPRPWYFPLQKSYWLGSGRTEAWEWSWPWARAPRLSVMEEDQACAMESRRLEETRGMEEEPTHLPLVVCVDKLTKVYKNDKKLALNRLSLNLYENQVVSFLGHNGAGKTTTMSILTGLFPPTSGSATIYGHDIRTEMDEIRKNLGMCPQHNVLFDRLTVEEHLWFYSRLKSMAQGEIRKEMDKMIEDLELSNKRHSLVQTLSGGMKRKLSVAIAFVGGSRAIILDEPTAGVDPYARRAIWDLILKYKPGRTILLSTHHMDEADLLGDRIAIISHGKLKCCGSPLFLKGAYGDGYRLTLVKRPAEPGDPQEPGLTASPPGRAQLSSCSEPQVSQFIRKHVASCLLVSDTSTELSYILPSEAAKKGAFERLFQHLERSLDALHLSSFGLMDTTLEEVFLKVSEEDQSLENSEADVKESRRDVLPGAVDSWSREGHAGNLARCAELAQSQVSLQSASSVGSARGDEGAGDTDVCGDYRPLCDNLQDPDNVSLQEAEAETLLRVGQGSRKLEGWWLKVRQFHGLLVKRFHCARRNSKALSSQILLPAFFVCVAMTVALSVPEIGDLPPLVLSPSQYHNYTQPHGNFIPYANEERREYRLRLSPDAGPQQLVSTFRLPSGVGATCVLKSPANSSLGPTLNLSSGESRLLATRFFDSMCLESFTQGLPLSNFVPPPPSPAPSDSPVSLDEDPPQAWNTSLLPTSSPENWTSAPSLPRLVREPVRCTCSGQGTGFSCPGSVGGHPPQMRVVTGDILTDITGHNVSEYLLFTSDRFRLHRYGAITFGNVQKSIPASFGARAPAMVRRIAVRRAAQVFYNNKGYHSMPTYLNSLNNAILRANLPKSKGSPAAYGITVTNHPMNKTSASLSLDYLLQGTDVVIAIFIIVAMSFVPASFVVFLVAEKATKAKHLQFVSGCNPVIYWLANYVWDMLNYLVPATCCVIILFVFDLPAYTSPTNFPAVLSLFLLYGWSITPIMYPASFWFEVPSSAYVFLIVINLFIGITATVATFLLQLFEHDKDLKVVNSYLKSCFLIFPNYNLGHGLMEMAYNEYINEYYAKIGQFDKMKSPFEWDIVTRGLVAMTVEGFVGFLLTIMCQYNFLRQPQRMPVSTKPVEDDVDVASERQRVLRGDADNDMVKIENLTKVYKSRKLGRILAVDRLCLGVRPGECFGLLGVNGAGKTSTFKMLTGDESTTGGEAFVNGHSVLKELLQVQQSLGYCPQFDALFDELTAREHLQLYTRLRGIPWKDEARVVKWALEKLELTKYADKPAGTYSGGNKRKLSTAIALIGYPAFIFLDEPTTGMDPKARRFLWNLILDLIKTGRSVVLTSHSMEECEALCTRLAIMVNGRLRCLGSIQHLKNRFGDGYMITVRTKGSQNVKDVVRFFSRNFPEAVLKERHHTKVQYQLKSEHISLAQVFSKMEQVVGVLGLEDYSVSQTTLDNVFVNFAKKQSDNLEPQEAEPPSALQSPLGRLLSLFRPRPPTTELRALVADEPEDLDTEDEGLISFEEERAQLSFNTDTLC; encoded by the exons ATGGGCTTCTTGCACCAGCTGCAGCTGCTGCTCTGGAAGAACGTGACGCTGAAGCGCCGGAGCCCG TGGGTCCTGGCCTTCGAGATTTTCATCCCTCTCGTCCTCTTCTTCATCCTGCTGGGGCTTCGGCAGAAGAAGCCGACCATCTCTGTGAAGGAAG CCTTCTACACGGCAGCCCCCCTCACCTCTGCCGGCATCCTGCCCGTCATGCAGTCGCTGTGCCCGGATGGCCAGCGGGACGAGTTTGGCTTCCTTCAGTACGCCAACTCCAC GGTCACGCAGCTGTTGGAGCGTCTCAACCGCGTGGTGGAGGAGGGCAACCTGTTTGACCCCGCGAGGCCCAGCCTGGGCTCGGAGCTCGAGGCGCTGCGCCAGCACCTGGAGGCCCTCAGATCTGGCCTGGACACCTGGGAGAGCCACCTTGACCGACCTGCAG TGTCCTCCTTCCCTCTGGACTCGGCGGTCAGGGACCCACGGGAGCTCTGGCGTTTCCTGACGCAGAACCTGTCGCTGCCTGATGGTACGGCCCAGGCTCTCCTGGCCGCCCAGGTGGACCTGCCTGAG GTGTATCGCCTGCTTTTTGGTTCTTCACCTGCCCTGGATGCGGGGTCGGGCATCCCCAGGGATCCGGAGCCCTGGAGCCGCCGGGGCAGCAATCCCCTATTCCGGATGGAG GAGCTGCTGTtgacccctgccctcctggagcagcTCACCTGCACTCCAGGCTCCAGGGAGTTGGGCCGGATCCTCACGGTGCCCCAGGGTCAGGAGACAGCGCTGCAGGGCTACCGGGACGCCATCTGCAGGGGTCAGGCTGCAGTGCGTGCCCAGCGCTTTTCTGGGCTGGCCGCTGAGCTCCGGAACCAACTGGATGTGGCCAAGATTGCCCAGCAG CTGGGCCTGAATGCCCCCAACGGCTCCGCCCCGCAGCCGCAGCCAGCCCCTCCCCGGCGGCTGCAGGCGCTGCTGCAAGACCTGCTGGACGCCCAAAAGGTTCTGCAGGATGTGGATGTCCTCTCGGCCCTGGCCCTGCTGCTGCCTCAGGGTGCCTGCACGGGCCGGCCTCCTGGGCCCCCAGCCAACGGCCCTGGCGGGGCGGCCAACGGCACCGGGGCTGGGGCAGGCGTGGGCTCCAACACCACGTCCGAGGAGGGTGCCCCGTCCGCTGCAGCCCCGGCCTCCTCCTCGGACGTGCTGCAGGGCCAGTGCTCAGCCTTTGTGCAGCTCTGGGCGGGCCTGCAGCCCATCCTGTGTGGCAACAACCG CACCATCGAGCCCGAGGCGCTGCGGAGGGGCAACATGAGCTCCCTGGGCTTCACGAGCAAGGAGCAGCGGAACCTGGGCCTCCTCGTGCACCTCATGACCAGCAACCCCAAGGTCCTGTACGCGCCAGCGGGCTCCGAGGCAGATCGCGTCATCCTCAAG GCCAACGAGACCTTCGCCCTCGTAGGCAACGTGACTCACTACGCCCAGGTCTGGCTCAACATCTCAGCTGAGATCCGCAGCTACCTGGAGCAGGGCCGGCTGCAGCAACACCTGCGCTGGCTGCAGCAG TATGTGGCAGAGCTGCGGCTGCACCCGGAGGCACTGAGCCTGTCGCCAGAGGAGCTGCCGCCTGCCCTGCGCCAGGACAACTTCTCCCTGCCCAATGGCTCGGTCCTCCTGCAGCAGCTGGACACCATCGACAATGCGGCCTGCGGCTGGATCCAGTTCATGTCCAAG GTGAGTGTGGACATCTTCAAGGGTTTTCCCGACGAGGAGAGCATCGTCAACTACACCCTCAACCAGGCTTACCAGGACAACGTCACCGTGTTTGCCA GCGTGATCTTCCAGACCCGCAAGGACGGCTCCCTGCCACCCCACGTGCACTACAAGATCCGCCAGAACTCCAGCTTCACTGAGAAAACCAACGAGATCCGCAGGGCCTACTGGCGGCCGGGGCCCAACACCGGCGGCCGCTTCTACTTCCTGTATGGCTTCGTCTGGATCCAGG ACATGATGGAGCGCGCCATCATTGACACCTTCGTGGGCCACGACGTGGTGGAGCCAGGCAACTACGTGCAGATGTTCCCCTACCCCTGCTACACACGGGACGA ctttcTGTTTGTCATCGAGCACATGATGCCGCTCTGCATGGTGATTTCCTGGGTCTACTCTGTGGCCATGACCATCCAGCACATTGTGGCGGAGAAGGAGCATCGGCTGAAGGAG GTGATGAAGACCATGGGCCTGAACAATGCCGTGCACTGGGTGGCCTGGTTCATCACGGGCTTTGTGCAGCTCTCCATCTCGGTGACGGCGCTGACCGCCATCCTCAAGTACGGCCAGGTCCTCATGCACAGCCACGTGGTCATCATCTGGCTCTTCCTGGCCGTCTACGCCGTGGCCACCATCATGTTCTG TTTCCTGGTGTCCGTGCTGTACTCCAAGGCCAAGCTGGCATCGGCCTGCGGCGGCATCATCTACTTCCTGAGCTACGTGCCCTACATGTACGTGGCGATCCGCGAGGAGGTGGCCCACGACAAGATCACCGCCTTCGAGAAGTGCATCGCG TCCCTGATGTCCACGACAGCCTTCGGCCTGGGCTCCAAGTACTTCGCCCTGTACGAGGTGGCGGGCGTAGGCATCCAGTGGCACACGTTCAGCCAGTCGCCCGTGGAAGGGGACGACTTCAACCTGCTCTTGGCTGTCACCATGCTGATGGCAGACGCAGTCGTCTACGGTGTGCTCACGTGGTACATCGAGGCCGTGCACCCAG GCATGTACGGGCTGCCCCGGCCCTGGTACTTCCCACTGCAGAAGTCCTACTGGCTGGGCAGCGGGCGGACGGAAGCGTGGGAGTGGAGCTGGCCATGGGCTCGCGCGCCGCGCCTCAGCGTCATGGAGGAGGACCAGGCCTGTGCCATGGAGAGCCGGCGCTTGG AGGAGACGCGGGGCATGGAGGAGGAGCCCACCCACCTGCCGCTGGTGGTCTGCGTGGACAAGCTCACCAAGGTCTACAAGAACGACAAGAAGCTGGCCTTGAACAGGCTGAGCCTAAACCTCTACGAGAACCAGGTGGTGTCCTTCCTGGGCCACAACGGGGCTGGCAAGACCACTACCAT GTCTATCCTCACCGGCCTGTTCCCACCGACATCGGGTTCGGCCACCATCTACGGGCATGACATTCGCACGGAGATGGACGAGATCCGCAAGAACCTGGGCATGTGTCCCCAGCACAACGTGCTCTTCGACCGGCTCACGGTGGAGGAGCACCTCTGGTTCTACTCGAGGCTCAAGAGCATGGCCCAGGGGGAGATCCGCAAGGAGATGGACAA GATGATCGAGGACCTGGAGCTCTCCAACAAGCGGCACTCGCTGGTGCAGACGCTGTCCGGCGGCATGAAACGCAAGCTCTCCGTGGCCATCGCCTTTGTGGGCGGCTCCCGTGCCATCATCCTGGATGAGCCCACGGCCGGCGTGGACCCCTACGCACGCCGCGCCATCTGGGACCTCATCCTGAAGTACAAGCCAG GCCGCACCATCCTCCTGTCCACCCACCACATGGACGAGGCCGACCTGCTTGGGGATCGCATTGCCATCATCTCCCACGGGAAGCTCAAGTGCTGTGGCTCCCCGCTGTTTCTCAAGGGTGCTTACGGGGATGGCTACCGCCTCACGCTGGTCAAGCGGCCTGCCGAGCCCGGGGACCCCCAAG AGCCAGGGCTGACAGCCAGCCCCCCAGGTCGGGCCCAGCTGAGCAGCTGCTCCGAGCCCCAGGTTTCCCAGTTCATCCGCAAACATGTGGCCTCCTGCCTGCTGGTCTCGGACACCAGCACCGAGCTCTCTTACATCCTGCCCAGCGAGGCCGCCAAGAAGGGAGCCTTTGAGCGCCTCTTTCag CACCTGGAGCGCAGTCTGGATGCTCTGCACCTGAGCAGCTTTGGGCTGATGGACACGACACTGGAGGAGGTGTTCCTTAAGGTATCGGAGGAGGACCAGTCGCTGGAGAACAGCGAGGCAG ACGTGAAAGAGTCCAGGAGAGACGTGCTGCCGGGGGCCGTGGACTCATGGTCGAGGGAGGGTCACGCTGGCAACCTGGCCCGGTGCGCAGAGCTGGCACAGTCACAGGTGTCGCTGCAGTCTGCGTCCTCGGTGGGCTCTGCCCGTGGTGACGAGGGGGCCGGCGACACCGATGTCTGTGGCGACTACCGCCCCCTCTGTGACAACTTGCAGGACCCCGACAACGTCAGCTTGCAAG AGGCCGAGGCGGAGACCCTCTTGCGGGTCGGCCAGGGCAGCCGCAAGCTGGAGGGCTGGTGGCTGAAGGTGCGCCAGTTCCACGGGCTCCTGGTGAAGCGCTTCCACTGTGCTCGACGCAACTCTAAGGCGCTGTCCTCTCAGATCCTGCTACCTGCCTTCTTTGTCTGCGTGGCTATGACGGTGGCACTCTCCGTCCCAGAGATCG GCGACCTGCCCCCGCTGGTCCTGTCTCCCTCCCAGTACCACAACTACACCCAGCCCCACGGCAACTTCATCCCCTATGCCAACGAGGAGCGCCGAGAGTACCG ATTGCGGCTGTCCCCCGACGCCGGACCCCAGCAGCTGGTGAGCACCTTCCGGCTGCCGTCAGGCGTGGGCGCCACGTGTGTGCTCAAGTCTCCGGCTAACAGCTCGCTGGGGCCCACGCTGAACCTGAGCAGTGGTGAGTCGCGCCTGCTGGCCACGCGGTTCTTCGACAGCATGTGCCTCGAGTCCTTCACGCAGGGGCTGCCGCTGTCCAACTTTGTGCCGCCCCCACCCTCGCCTGCCCCGTCTGACTCCCCCGTGTCCCTGGACGAGGACCCGCCGCAGGCCTGGAACACCTCCCTGCTGCCCACCTCCTCGCCAG AGAACTGGACATCGGCACCCTCCCTGCCACGCCTGGTGCGGGAGCCCGTCCGCTGCACCTGCTCTGGGCAGGGCACCGGCTTCTCCTGTCCCGGCAGTGTGGGCGGGCACCCGCCCCAGATGCGGGTGGTCACGGGTGACATCCTGACCGACATCACCGGCCACAATGTCTCTGAGTACCTGCTCTTTACCTCCGACCGCTTCCGGCTGCACCG GTACGGGGCCATCACCTTCGGCAACGTCCAGAAGTCCATCCCAGCCTCGTTTGGCGCCCGGGCCCCAGCCATGGTGCGGAGGATCGCGGTGCGGCGGGCAGCCCAG GTTTTCTACAACAACAAGGGCTACCACAGCATGCCCACCTACCTCAACAGCCTCAACAATGCCATCCTGCGTGCCAACTTGCCCAAGAGCAAGGGCAGCCCTGCGGCCTATG GCATCACCGTCACCAACCACCCCATGAACAAGACGAGCGCTAGCCTCTCCCTGGATTACCT GCTGCAGGGCACGGATGTGGTCATCGCCATCTTCATCATCGTGGCCATGTCCTTCGTGCCGGCCAGCTTCGTGGTCTTTCTGGTGGCTGAGAAGGCCACCAAGGCCAAGCACCTGCAGTTTGTCAGCGGCTGTAACCCTGTCATCTACTGGCTGGCTAACTACGTGTGGGACATG CTCAACTACCTGGTCCCGGCCACCTGCTGTGTCATCATCCTATTTGTGTTTGACTTGCCGGCCTACACGTCACCCACCAACTTCCCCGCCGTGCTCTCCCTCTTCCTGCTTTACGG GTGGTCCATCACCCCCATCATGTACCCGGCCTCCTTCTGGTTCGAGGTCCCCAGCTCGGCCTATGTGTTTCTTATCGTCATCAACCTTTTCATCGGCATCACGGCCACCGTGGCCACCTTCCTACTGCAGCTCTTTGAGCATGACAAg GACCTGAAGGTTGTCAACAGTTACCTGAAAAGCTGCTTCCTCATCTTCCCCAACTACAACCTGGGCCACGGACTCATGGAGATGGCCTACAACGAGTACATCAACGAGTACTACGCCAAGATCG GCCAGTTTGACAAGATGAAGTCCCCGTTTGAGTGGGATATTGTCACCAGGGGCCTGGTGGCCATGACGGTCGAGGGCTTCGTGGGCTTCCTTCTCACCATCATGTGCCAGTATAACTTCCTGCGGCAGCCGCA GCGCATGCCCGTGTCGACAAAGCCCGTGGAGGACGACGTGGACGTGGCCAGCGAGCGGCAGCGAGTGCTGCGGGGCGACGCTGACAACGACATGGTCAAAATCGAGAACCTGACCAAG GTGTACAAGTCGCGGAAGCTCGGGCGCATCCTGGCTGTGGACCGCCTGTGCCTGGGCGTGCGTCCTGGCGAGTGCTTTGGCCTCCTGGGCGTCAACGGCGCGGGCAAGACCAGCACCTTCAAGATGCTGACGGGCGACGAGAGCACGACGGGGGGCGAGGCCTTTGTCAACGGGCACAG CGTGCTCAAGGAGCTGCTCCAGGTGCAGCAGAGCCTGGGCTACTGCCCACAGTTCGACGCCCTGTTCGATGAGCTCACGGCCCGGGAGCACCTGCAGCTGTACACGCGGCTCCGCGGCATCCCCTGGAAGGATGAGGCCCGG GTGGTGAAGTGGGCCCTGGAGAAGCTGGAGCTGACCAAGTACGCGGACAAGCCTGCCGGTACCTACAGCGGAGGCAACAAGCGGAAGCTGTCGACAGCCATTGCCCTCATCGGGTACCCtgcattcatcttcctg GACGAGCCCACCACAGGCATGGACCCTAAGGCTCGGCGCTTCCTCTGGAACCTCATTTTGGACCTCATCAAGACAGGGCGCTCGGTGGTGCTCACTTCGCACAG CATGGAGGAGTGCGAGGCGCTGTGCACGCGGCTGGCCATCATGGTGAACGGGCGCCTGCGCTGTCTGGGCAGCATCCAGCATCTGAAGAACCG GTTCGGGGACGGCTACATGATCACGGTGAGGACCAAGGGCAGCCAGAACGTGAAGGACGTGGTGCGGTTCTTCAGCAGGAACTTCCCGGAGGCCGTGCTCAAG GAGCGGCACCACACAAAGGTGCAGTACCAGCTCAAGTCGGAGCACATCTCGCTGGCGCAGGTGTTCAGCAAGATGGAGCAGGTGGTGGGCGTGCTGGGCCTCGAGGACTACTCAGTCAGCCAGACCACCCTGGACAAC GTGTTCGTGAACTTCGCCAAGAAGCAGAGCGACAACCTGGAGCCGCAGGAGGCAGAGCCCCCCTCGGCGCTGCAGTCCCCGCTGGGCCGCCTGCTCAGCCTTTTCCGGCCTCGGCCCCCCACCACTGAGCTGCGGGCGCTCGTGGCCGACGAGCCCGAGGACCTGGACACGGAGGACGAGGGCCTCATCAGCTTCGAGGAGGAGAGG GCCCAGCTCTCCTTCAACACGGACACGCTCTGCTGA